The stretch of DNA tgacaataaacgagttgaactcggagtcggtgaggggctgtccaatggaggccaatgtgtcggcgaggcccttcaccttgttgtagaactcagtggcagtggagtcaagcttctgacactctccaagctgacgacggagtgcagagacacgagcctgggactgcgctgcaaaggttcgctcaaggatggtccaggcctcatgagacgtcttcgcgaagacaacaagtccggcaactgccggcgagagcgactcctggatggaggagaggttcgcctggtcctgccctgtccagacgcgatgggccggattgtagaccggaccgtgcacgctgtctaccagtgcgggtgggcaggaaagcgatccgtcgacgtagcctagcaggtagtgactccccaagagcgggagaacctgcgcacgctagAAGATGTAGTTAtcagcggagagcttgatggtgatgagatgaccgaagtgaaacggcggcggcgaagacgatcccatcgagggggctgcctggggtgcaaacaccatggaggcagccggaggcaccgaagccgatgcgggaggacgcgggaccgcagccagggcggcgcaaggcccgcggccggggcggacgccgccaaccccgccagcggggcggtgtgatccgcttgcggcaggagcggcgggacaacgcccgcggagtccgcagcggacggcggcgccgcggtgtgggccacgaggtcgcgcccaagcgagggcgccggcggcgtggagtagacggagccgatgctcctggtcccgatcggagccggaacggcgacggcatcgagcgggaggttgagcagagccgcaagagaggccggaaggaaccccgcagcagtggaaccggtggtggcggcgctcgacatggcggcggtgaaggcggcggcggctacgggtattagggtttggaagcggaagcgatcgtaacctagcgtgataccatgtaagacaataagttttgggggaaccagcacaactctctaagggtggcttatctcattatatataatggatgtgttacaatacgtaaaatatacgtacataagtacagaagctatacatagtctaacaatgCTTTACATGTTCCAGATGACGCCATGCCTAAAGCGTAGTACAGTACTAGGGAGTACTGTACTCCACGGCTCCTCATCGCATGTTCCGGTTGGGCGATAAGCTTGTCTCAACTTCTAGTCTTCTACCAGGAAGTACTGTACTCCGCTGAATACTTAAACTGGTTTAAACACCAGGAAACCGATTAAAAACTAACCACGCGAACTGGAATGATCGGGACTTTCTGTTTGATTAAGGGGGGCAGCACACCAGAGTGCCATAGAAAACGCATATGCCTCTTGAGCCGGAAGAATTAAAGGGCAAACTATAGATGCAACGAAGCACGAATACGCACGAATATCTTCTTAGTTAAACCACGATCATTACTCCTGGAACCGGTTACTTCAGAAGCTACATAAAACCAAACCGTATGAACAATAACACAGGCAATTGCCCAATCAAAATTAATAAATCCATAGCAGATTGCAATCCTGCCTTTGTACTAATCAGTGTCCCCGATGATTTGTACGCCCACCCAAACTGTTCCTTTGGATGTTACGGCGACAAATCACAATACAAAATTAACGAGGTCCTTGCTTCTTGAAAAGTACATGCATACGTATATGCATATTGGACCGAGCAATGCTAGACTTATGTATGATTTACTACAGTTTTTACGTAAATTCAACGTGGAGGATTGAGATTGGAATTAGGACAGGAACATGCCCACTATACCTGGCCATCCCTCGGGCCGGGCCGGTCTTCGGGCCAGGCTTGACCAAGCCCGACACAGAAATCCCAAACCCGGGCCTAGCCCGGCCCAGGCGTCGGGCCTAGAAATCAGGCCCAAGCCTGACCCGTCAATGTAAAAGCCCGCCGGGCCTGAAACCGGGCCTCTTCGTTAGCTCGCAAATATGACAGGCCCGGTCCTGACCTTCGGGCTCAATATCTAGGCTCGTTAAATGTACATAAATTTTTGGATGTGGCAAGGTCTTAGTCGACCGAGATGAAACCAAGTCTCAGTCAAACGACATAACATGCAAGAGAGGAAATGAAAAAACTGAAAAGTACAATTTACACGGATCTTAATGTAAAACCTAACGGATATAGCATCGATTGAGATTTAACGATGTCGCAGTTGACTGAGACTTAGCAAGATTGTAAATCTTACGTAGGTGTAGGATTTTCGTATTGGACCCACATACACATCCAAGGACATCTTCGACGCAGATCCTTCCGGCCTCAAATGTCCATGCGGTAGTTTTTCTTGTATATTGGCCAAGTGACAAAACTCCATGCAGTTGCATAGATGACCAAATATTATACCTGTACTGATCGATCGGCTGTAACTCGATTGCAGCGAGATGGGAGGGAAGGGGCATGGAGGTCCCTGTCCCCCGGACTGCAAACCAAAGCAACCATAAGAGCTACTCCACGGTGCAAATATATATATGGGCTTGACCACAAAAAACGCTGGAGCATAGGCGGTAGACTGGTCCGTACCGTACCGATTAATTCTATCGCGTTTGCAGCTGTCGTATTACTGCCGCAACAACAAACAATTACAGGCCATGGAGTGTGTATATATTATATTTCGAGAAACGTATCCATGGCAGCAGGCAGTCGGCGGTGAAGTATGCAACGTGACTTTGGGAGACAGGCGCCTAGTGTAGGAGGCAGGCGTGGTGAAAGCCATGGAGCAGCCGACGCTACGCCTGCATCCAAGCGATGGTCTGACGTACGCAACCCGTACCACCGGAAGGTTGCAACCCAGCCCAGCATGAAGtgacagaaaaagagagaagaataacACGTGGTGGTGCAAGTGTAGAACCTCTACGGCTCCACCGTCGAGGAGATCAGAGCGAGCGCTAGGTACGTATACGTGTAATCAGCAAACTCAGGATGCTCCTACAGAAAAGCTTCGGGATAGTATAGCTGTACGTGAACGTCAGATGGTAGATGAAGCTGTGGAATGTGCGATGATGATCCATTCATAGACCTGCTTCTCACTGCAATAAATATCGATCCGGATGCGGGCCGTTGTTCTTCGGCTCTCGGTTAGAGTAAACTGATCCCCAGCTTCACCAACGAGTCTGCGGATCTACCTCCCTTCTGTCTGCCGTTTCAGTAACCGGTGGTGGAGAAGGGATCCGATGACTTGACTTCTGTTAATAGTTTAGAGTAGTACAATTTTTTTTCTTGCAGGGCTgacactttatttttttaattggtCTTCCGGGCTCCGATGCACCTCACCTTGACTGCATTGTTCCTTTAGCGTCATGTGCACAAAAACATTCCGGCTATCATTATCAAGGTCAGGCCATCTTCAATAGGAGAGCAGAGACTCGTTTTAGTGGATGTAGCTACCGTCTGCGTTTGTATGATCAGGAGGTTTTGTTGTAATTTTTACTACATTTAAGATACTTTGTATTTCCAATGATCTGGACCCCATTTTGAAATGAAAATAAAGAAATGGATTCGATCGAGCACACTCACACGAATACGTTTTTGCTGGGCACAACGCAGCCGGGTCCTAGCATTCCACATGGTTCCCTTTGCTCCAAGTATTGACACGTTTCCCGCACGATGTGATCCAGCCGCCTGCCCGCAGGTTGGAGGTGTCGGCCGTATAGGTGGTGTTGTCGCCGTCACGGGGTGGCCGCCGCCGGAAAAGGATGCCCCCGCCGCATCACCACCTCGACGCTGTCCTTGCGCGTACGCGCTCGCCGTTCCGGCCCCAGGCCACGCGGGCGCGTCGCGTCACGTTGAGTCTCGGTGTTACTTTTCATCGGCGCGCACGACGACCTCGACGGCGTAGCTAAATTACCGTCCCGAAATGGCCGTTTGCTCTGCAGTGACAGAAGACGGACCATTGCCGGTACCAACTACGCCAGTGAATCAAAAGCTGCTCGCGACTTCTGACAACAGCCTGCAGATCCGTGGATTCTGGAGGGTCGTATTGCTTCGTTGCAGTGGTATTTCCACATCCCAATCCCCGTTCGTTTGTAACAGTGCAGAAAACACATCGAGTGTCGTTTGTAGGGATGAACAACAATATACAATGAGCTGCACGGAAACCCGACCCTCGGGTGGCCGGTCAAGGCTCGCGTAGCCAGCCCATGGCTGCCCACGTTCTGATCTGCAGCGGCGGCGGTCGTCCGGCTATGGGTTTGATTGCATCAGGACCGGTGAGGTCAGGTCACGGGCGCCCGTCCGCAGACCGGACCACCGTCTGGAACAAACAACACGCACGCATGCGCTTGACAGCTTCTCTGTCTCTTCTTCTCCACTGCCCACCTTATCAGAGAACTTCGTCCAGAGCAGCGAGAGAACTGCACGGAAACGCCAGGCACAAACAGGAATTACTACGAAAAGATAGTACGCAATTTGATGTTGCATTGCAGTCCAGGTTCGGTTCTCCACTGGGGCAGGAGAGGAAACCGCCATGTTCCATGTGTCACATGGCATCCTCAGTCACCGGCCACCGCTGGCGCATCGCTAACAACAACAACTCCTCGCTACCCAGTTCGATCTGTATACAAGGACGGGCGGTTTAAACATGGTGgacatgtgccaaatatatgtggcacATCACTAGCTAGTATATGTAATAAGCTAATGGCCGCCCGACTATGCGGTGGCGACGGCGTCCCcggcgccgccggagccgccgccgctgccagacTGGTCCGACGGGGCCTCCCGGATGGATGTGATGGTGCAGTTCTGTTCCATGAGCTCGTCCTTCGCGATCTGATGCTCCCTGCACTCCTGGCTGCAGAATGCCACCTCGCCCCTGCACGACATAGACAGACAAGGGAATTCAGCATCAATCCATCATGTCACAATGTCACAGACACCTTCAAGGAATAATTTTAAACCTTCTTTTATTGCAGTAAAGAAACCATGCATCTTTTTTAGTATTTGGTTAAGTCTATGTGGTCGATGACAGATTGTGACAATTAAAGAAATACTGGAGTTAGATGGTACAAGTGACCAAGTTTATGGTATGATAATCAGACAACAACTCATATGATTGGCCGGTTAATATTCTTTAATGGGTTGCTTAGGGGAGAACAGTATGCAGCCTTGACTCTTGACAAGTAAACTGAACCTAAATGCATCCCAATAATTTTATATTTTGGGACATGACAGTTCATACATGATTCAGGGACCAAAATTAAACAgggatttttttataaaaaaaagctATGAGCACACATGCATCAACAGTACATGTCTGATAAGCAAATAATTAACATGGTAGAGCAAGCCAATAATGTATCGGCAACAAATAATATGCCGAGAGAAAAGGCTCTCATCGGCATATTCTGAAAAGAAATACAGGAGGGAATAAGATTCATAATCATACTATGAACTAATTAAGAATTGATGGACTGCTTCTGCTTGTACCAGCGTGGAATCAGCATTACCTTTCTAATGAACGAGGCTCGTCAAATCAGTACCCGCCTAAATTAATAAACAGATGGAATTCCGAATAATTAGCACTAGATTTTCATAATTGAAAATGGATCATGAATAACCCCCTTGCATCGTCACGGAATTTCGCATCTAAGCAAGCATGTCCGCAGAATCGTAGGCTGCCGGCAACATGATAAGAAGATTCGATCTAGGTGCAGTGCAACCCTGACGTGGAAAACGAGCGAGCGGCGCGGAATTCGCACCGCAAAGCAACACGAGAGATGAGATTGATCGGCGCCTGGCCAAAAATCGCCAGCATGCCACCGAAAAGGGACAAAAGAAAAATGGAACCCATGGGCGAAACACGAGGATTTCACCGGACATTTCCGAGCAGAGAATGGGAAAGCAGGGACGCCGGCGGTACCTGTAGATGTAGGTGTCCTCGCCGGGGCCGAGGGGCTTGGCGCAGAAGCCGCAGGCGGACAGGAACGCCGCGGTGATCATCAGCCCGGCGAAGGCGTCCCGCCCGGGAGAGGGGTAgccaccgccggcgccgccgcccgtcCCCACCGCGCCGGCCGATacggaggaggacggccgcgcgCGCGCCTGCCTGTccttgtcgtcgtcgtcgccgccgccgccgccgctgccctggcgCACCTGCTTGGGCACCGACGGCATGGACGCCAGGCTGGTCGTCCGGCGCATCAGCATGCTCCGCTGCCGCTTGCCGAGCATCTCGCCGGGGCCGGATTCGCGCCGCGCTCGCTGGCTCGCGGGCTCCCGCCCCGCCGCTGTCAATCTCTGATTCGGTACGGCGGCCTTTCTGTCCCGAGATTTGGAGAGAGACTGGATGGTGGCGAGAGGGGTTTTGGGGGAGGAGCAGCGGGGCAGGGGCATAAAAAGAGGAGCAGGGGCCGGGCGCCGCAGATCTGGGCCGTCCACTCGTCACACGAGACACCTGGACGTCTGTCGATCTGGTGATTTTTGGCATGGATTTATAGCGATTAAGGCACGTTGTTAGGGTTACCCCTCGCGCCGCCCACATTTCTCTGTAACCGGAAATGGCTCCTCTATGTTACGTGCATGATGGTTTTTGTTGTGGTGGAAGGAAAAAAATGGCTACTACACAGGAAAAACCATCCTGTGTTAGAAGGTAAAAAACCCAACAAATCTATTACATTTGGTGTCAACATAACACAGAATCACATTACTATGATCCGCGTTGACTATTTATTTATTTGAGCTATTTTATTCTCATTAATCTACTATACATATTGGTGGCACGAGAGTTTCGTGGCACACATTTATGATGCGAGATATGTGGGCTGCACAAACCGTCGCTACGCATGACTAGCCTAGATCAAGgtaactgtagcggagtttaggtcgTGTTCATCCGTAATGAAGACACGTCAGATTTGGGTTAGCTCGCATCTTTTCCGGGAGCACTTTTAATAGATGGGTGTTATGTGGCTTGACAGACTGGCGTCAACTTGTGTCTCACTTTTTCGCTGAAGCACTTATCTGGCACGTCATACATCTGGCTTCAagttagagtacgacttttgtTTTTGTCTTTTTGCATGCATGATCATAGATATCATGACAAACAAGGTTTACGTTACGCcactttgttttgttttttgtgtttttttagCTTTTCCTCAATTATTCATGGACTAGGTGAGGTTCTAAAATCACCACAATTGTGTACCCCCACTATGACATATCACAAGAATCCAACACAAGTTCACATTATCATGACCAATGTTACTCTCATTAATTGGGCTGTTTTTGTTTTCACTAACGTTTTCTATGTATTTAGTGGTAGAGTTTTGTAATTATTAGATCAATGGCCTTTGGTGCCACATTATAATGCGGGACATGTGGGCTGCACAAATTGCCTAGTAGGCAAAATTACTACGAAGTTTCATCTATGCCGGCCCATATATGAAGGCACATTACATTTGTTCTTTGGAATCGCCCATATCTCTTCGACAACACTTTTAATGGAAATGTGTTATGTGGCTTGATAGATCGACGTCAACTTGCGTCCCACTTTTTTGTTGGATTAGTTATCAAGCAAGTCACATGTCTGACTTTGAGCTAAAGTAtggcttttgttttgttttttgcatgcaTTATCATCGACACCATGGCATCAAACAACGCTTCTCTAAACACTAAAATGTGAAATCATGTGCTCTTTAAGATTTGACGGAGCTAAATTCGAAAGATCCCGGGGTAGGGGATCCGGAGCTAGGCGTGTAGACACGATGGTAGCATGGACAcagggtttacccaggttcagcttCTCTGAAGAGATaacactctacgtcctgcttgtgtTTATTGTAATGGATTGGCCGATTGGGTACTAAGTACATATGATCTATCCTGAGATTGTTGTGTGTCTTCTACAAGCGCtacccctcggtttatatagataccagggGGTCCTAGGGTTACAACATCCTAGTTGGCTACGTATGAGGAGATCGAGTCTTCGATGacccagtgatgacccacaagtataggggatcaattgtagctcttttttgataagtaagagtgtcgaacccaatgaggagcagaaggtaatcacaagtggttttcaacaaggtaatgtctgcaagtgctgaaattgtaagtagctgagtagtttgatagcaagataatttgtaacaagcaagtaacgatagtagtagcaaaagtgcagcaaggtagcccaatctttttgaggcaaaggacaggccaaaacggtctcttatgataagcaaagtgttcttgagagtACACgacaatttcatctagtcactttcatcatgttggtttgatttgtgttcgctactttgataatttgatatgtgggtggaccggtgctcaggtgttgttcttacttgaacaaaacctcctacttatgattaaccctcccgcaagcattcgcaactacgagaaaagtattaagaatactttctaaccatagcattaaactttcggatccaatcggtcccttattgaatagcgcataaactagggttttagcttctgtcactctcgcaacccatcatctaattgctactccataatgcattcccttaggcccaaatatcatgaagtttcatgtagtcgacgttcacatgacaccactaagggaatcacaacatacatactatcaaaatattgaacacatatcaagttcacatgattacttgcaacatgatttctcccgtgacctcaagaacaaaagtaactactcacaaatgataaacatgctcaagatcagaggagtattaaatagcatattggatctgaacatataaccttccaccaaataaaccatatagtaatcaacactactagtcacccacaagcaccaatctatagttctggtaacaagattgaacacaagagaagaactagggtttgagatgagatggtgctgttgaagatgttgatggagattgacctccccaagatggaagagttgttggtgatgatgatgatgaagatgatttccccctccggagggGGGGGgtccccagcggaatcgctccgccggagggcaaaagtgctcctgcccaagttccgcctcgaggcggcgacgTTCCGTCCTGAAATTCCTCTCTCTATTTTTTCTAGGTcagaatgacttatataccagaagatgggcactggaggtgggcctaggtgagcacaacccaccagggcacgcctgggctccctggcgggccctggtgggttgtacccacttggtggggcccctctggtaattatttgctccaataattcttaaatattccataaaagttctccatgaagtttcagcttatttggagttgtgcagaataggtagcgtgacgtagcttttccaagtccagatttccagctgtcgtgattctccctctttgtgtataccctgcatattatgagagaaaaggctttagaattactccaaaaagtattattatggataaaaacattataaataatagtaagaaaacatgatgcaaaatggatgtatcaactaccccaagattagacctcgcttgttcttaagcgaaaaccaaaatcga from Triticum dicoccoides isolate Atlit2015 ecotype Zavitan chromosome 6A, WEW_v2.0, whole genome shotgun sequence encodes:
- the LOC119317829 gene encoding FCS-Like Zinc finger 7-like; this encodes MLGKRQRSMLMRRTTSLASMPSVPKQVRQGSGGGGGDDDDKDRQARARPSSSVSAGAVGTGGGAGGGYPSPGRDAFAGLMITAAFLSACGFCAKPLGPGEDTYIYRGEVAFCSQECREHQIAKDELMEQNCTITSIREAPSDQSGSGGGSGGAGDAVATA